From a region of the Besnoitia besnoiti strain Bb-Ger1 chromosome I, whole genome shotgun sequence genome:
- a CDS encoding Cg8 family protein (encoded by transcript BESB_001610), with translation MLASRLLSRASAFSPSVRCGSPAGAQRFIANLPYHSQLPSPPPREYNPDGSPKVYRLNQISYDHSYDWERWYFVPVGVFHTAYRGVFARDSRPLQAWLLQYHTAVIALPAFLLVTFLTFVFSSVGLYGIRPKRFTIEWMLASKERDRAENSNPCTRYLDRRRKERGPNWIVEDYLPYHPFFMNMSKFHHDTEYRKWKGEAEEQVSV, from the exons ATGTTGGCTAGTCGCCTGCTCAGTCGGGCGTCTGCTTTTTCGCCTTCTGTGCGATGCGGCTCCccggccggcgcgcagagatTCATCGCCAACCTTCCGTACCACTCACAGcttccgtcgcctcctcctcgcgagtACAACCCAGACGGGTCACCCAAGGTCTACCGCCTCAACCAGATCAGCTATGACCACAGCTACGACTGGGAACGCTGGTACTTTGTCCCTGTTGGAGTTTTCCACACCGCCTACCGCGGGGTCTTTGCGAGAGACTCCCGCCCCCTCCA AGCCTGGCTTCTCCAGTACCACACCGCTGTTATTGCCCTCCCAGCTTTTCTGTTGGTCACTTTCCTTACCTTTGTCTTCAGCAGTGTCGGCCTCTACG GCATCCGGCCTAAGCGGTTCACGATTGAGTGGATGCTGGCGAGCAAGGAGCGTGACAGAGCGGAAAACTCCAACCCATGCACCCGCTACCTGGATCGCAGACGCAAG GAGCGTGGCCCCAACTGGATCGTGGAGGACTACCTGCCCTACCATCCATTCTTCATGAACATGAGCAAGTTCCACCACGACACGGAGTACCGCAAGTGGaaaggagaggcggaggagcagGTTTCCGTATAA